A genome region from Bacteroides stercoris ATCC 43183 includes the following:
- a CDS encoding IS1182 family transposase yields MTKIHFRPYNPNQTVLFPQRIDEDIAENDPVRMVDALVEGLNLESFRKLYKECGRSPYHPKMMLKVILYAYMNNIYSCRKIEKLLHRDIHYIWLAGYEKPDFITINRFRNRVKKEINEVFTQTVLLLSSKGFISLNVEYIDGTKLESKANKYTFVWRKTVERNRERLMKKIHVLLGQIDDVIAQEKSSENNEEVEFTPAMLTEMAGELRHALEQVSEPSAKEEKTELKKKRKQLKELEEHRDKLQEYDCHLETLQERNSYSKTDKDATFMRMKEDAMRNGQTKPGYNLQIGTENQFITDFALFPNPTDTLTLIPFLQSFSNRYERMAHTVVADSGYGSEENYRFMSENGMEAYVKYNYFHMEQRPRFKPAPFKAENFYYNEEHDFCICPMGQRMRRIGTRNVKTASGYVSENARYRAVRCEGCPLRCRCFKAKGNRTIELNHRLRQYKRRAKELLCSEKGLKHRGQRCIEPEAVFGQIKNNMNYKRFRHFGKDKVFMDFAFLAIAFNIKKMCAKLTKEDTKWLIGWFYELTVALFRCWRHINQRNLRIIAA; encoded by the coding sequence ATGACAAAGATACATTTTCGTCCTTACAATCCCAACCAAACCGTTCTTTTTCCTCAAAGAATTGATGAGGATATTGCAGAAAACGATCCGGTGCGCATGGTTGACGCCCTGGTTGAGGGCTTGAATCTTGAAAGTTTCAGAAAACTGTATAAGGAATGCGGTCGCAGCCCTTACCACCCCAAGATGATGCTCAAGGTCATTCTGTATGCCTATATGAACAACATCTACTCCTGCCGGAAAATTGAAAAACTCCTTCACCGTGACATCCATTATATCTGGCTGGCCGGATATGAGAAACCGGATTTCATTACCATCAACCGTTTCCGCAACCGGGTGAAGAAGGAAATTAACGAAGTGTTTACGCAAACCGTACTTCTTCTCTCTTCCAAAGGCTTCATCAGCCTGAATGTGGAATATATTGACGGGACAAAGCTCGAATCCAAAGCCAACAAGTACACTTTCGTCTGGCGAAAAACGGTTGAGCGGAACCGTGAACGCCTGATGAAGAAGATACATGTCCTGTTAGGGCAGATAGACGATGTCATTGCTCAGGAGAAGTCATCAGAGAACAATGAGGAAGTTGAGTTCACTCCGGCCATGCTGACTGAAATGGCAGGAGAATTGCGTCATGCACTGGAACAGGTTTCCGAGCCATCCGCGAAAGAGGAAAAGACTGAACTGAAAAAGAAACGCAAACAGCTGAAGGAACTGGAAGAACACAGGGACAAACTGCAGGAATACGACTGCCATCTGGAAACACTGCAAGAGAGGAATTCCTATTCCAAGACGGACAAGGACGCTACTTTTATGAGAATGAAGGAGGATGCCATGCGCAACGGACAGACGAAGCCCGGTTACAACCTTCAAATCGGCACCGAAAATCAGTTCATCACCGATTTTGCACTCTTCCCGAACCCTACGGATACACTGACCCTGATTCCTTTCCTGCAATCTTTTTCAAACAGGTATGAACGGATGGCCCATACGGTGGTTGCTGATTCCGGCTATGGCTCCGAAGAGAATTACCGCTTCATGTCCGAAAACGGCATGGAAGCCTACGTAAAGTACAACTATTTCCACATGGAGCAGCGGCCGAGATTCAAACCGGCCCCGTTCAAGGCCGAAAACTTCTACTACAATGAAGAACATGACTTCTGCATCTGCCCTATGGGGCAAAGGATGCGGAGGATAGGCACCAGGAATGTGAAAACCGCATCCGGATATGTCAGCGAAAATGCACGGTACAGAGCTGTCAGGTGTGAAGGTTGTCCCCTGCGATGCCGCTGTTTTAAAGCAAAAGGAAACAGGACGATAGAACTGAATCATAGGCTTAGACAATACAAGCGGAGAGCCAAAGAACTGCTCTGCTCTGAGAAAGGACTGAAACACAGAGGGCAGAGATGCATAGAACCGGAGGCCGTGTTCGGACAAATTAAAAACAATATGAACTACAAACGTTTCCGACATTTTGGAAAGGACAAGGTCTTCATGGACTTTGCCTTCCTAGCCATTGCCTTCAATATAAAAAAAATGTGTGCAAAACTGACAAAAGAAGATACGAAATGGCTGATTGGATGGTTTTATGAACTTACTGTCGCTTTATTTAGATGCTGGAGACACATAAATCAAAGAAATCTTCGAATTATCGCAGCTTAA
- a CDS encoding DUF3836 domain-containing protein, which yields MKTLKTLILFSFLFVCGMNASADNKSNLIYNSEEVNGMKVAETVYKMDGSTLANYMKYNYKYDDQKRITESEALKWNAVKNAWTHDMCIRYAYQGKSITTTYYKWSNKKNTYILIPEMTITMDNPNM from the coding sequence ATGAAAACTTTAAAAACTTTGATTTTATTCTCTTTTCTTTTTGTGTGTGGAATGAATGCGTCAGCAGACAACAAAAGTAACCTTATTTACAATTCGGAAGAAGTAAATGGAATGAAAGTTGCCGAAACTGTTTACAAGATGGATGGCAGTACGCTTGCCAACTATATGAAGTACAATTATAAATACGATGACCAAAAGCGTATAACAGAAAGCGAAGCGTTGAAATGGAATGCCGTAAAAAACGCATGGACTCATGACATGTGCATCCGCTATGCCTATCAAGGTAAATCCATAACTACTACTTATTATAAATGGAGCAATAAGAAGAATACCTATATTCTTATCCCTGAAATGACAATAACAATGGATAATCCCAATATGTAA
- a CDS encoding HD domain-containing protein, giving the protein MIPQNLIHYIETEIIPRYEHFDKAHNRSHVQTVIDESLALAKLYPQADERLVYTIAAYHDTGLCRDRATHHLVSGEIIAADSNLLQWFGKEEIAIMREAVEDHRASSDHEPRSIYGKIVAEADRIIDTDTTLRRTVQYGLKQNPAADEAWHYQRFHKHLMEKYAPGGYLKLWLPDSKNAERLKELQSIIADEVRLKSIFHRMFEEEKR; this is encoded by the coding sequence ATGATACCTCAAAACCTTATCCACTACATCGAAACGGAGATTATCCCCCGATACGAACACTTCGACAAGGCACACAACCGTTCGCATGTACAAACAGTCATTGACGAAAGCCTCGCTCTTGCCAAGCTCTACCCCCAGGCAGACGAACGCCTTGTCTACACCATAGCAGCCTATCACGACACAGGGCTTTGCCGCGACCGCGCCACGCATCACCTTGTTTCGGGAGAAATCATAGCCGCCGACAGCAACCTTCTGCAATGGTTCGGCAAAGAGGAGATAGCAATCATGCGGGAAGCCGTGGAAGACCATCGGGCATCCAGCGACCATGAGCCGCGCAGCATCTACGGCAAAATCGTGGCCGAAGCCGACCGTATCATCGACACAGACACCACCCTGCGCCGTACCGTACAGTACGGACTGAAACAAAATCCTGCGGCGGACGAAGCATGGCACTACCAACGTTTTCACAAACATCTGATGGAAAAATACGCACCCGGCGGCTACCTTAAACTTTGGCTTCCCGACTCAAAGAACGCCGAAAGGCTGAAAGAACTGCAAAGCATCATAGCGGATGAGGTGCGTCTGAAAAGCATTTTTCACCGCATGTTCGAAGAAGAGAAAAGATAA